One Candidatus Limnocylindrales bacterium genomic window carries:
- the trpA gene encoding tryptophan synthase subunit alpha has protein sequence MPSRIADTLSRLRQEGRAALVPFLTVGDPDLQTSRDAIMAVAEAGADILELGVPFSDPIADGPVIQESSQRALAAGSSLPRILEMVTWLRQRTDVPLVLFGYCNPFFRYGDEAIARDAVAAGADGILCTDLPPEEAGPLATACRRHGLDRIFLLAPTSTEERMRAVAQYASGFVYMVSVLGVTGARASVPSDGVQDLVRQARAITSLPVGVGFGISTPEQAASVAAYADLVIVGSALVRRVYEGGREGPAAAREFVGSLRAGIDGVRRSA, from the coding sequence GTGCCGAGCCGCATTGCCGATACGCTGTCGCGCCTTCGCCAGGAAGGACGCGCCGCTCTGGTGCCGTTCCTTACCGTCGGCGATCCCGATCTGCAGACCAGCCGCGACGCCATCATGGCGGTGGCCGAAGCCGGCGCAGACATCCTCGAGCTGGGCGTGCCGTTCTCCGATCCCATCGCCGACGGGCCCGTGATCCAGGAATCGAGCCAGCGCGCGCTCGCCGCCGGTTCTTCCCTTCCGCGGATTCTGGAAATGGTCACGTGGCTGCGCCAGCGCACCGACGTCCCGCTGGTCCTGTTCGGATACTGCAATCCGTTCTTCCGCTACGGCGACGAAGCCATCGCACGCGACGCCGTGGCCGCCGGCGCCGACGGCATCCTGTGCACCGATCTTCCGCCCGAGGAGGCCGGGCCGCTGGCGACCGCGTGTCGCAGGCACGGCCTCGACCGCATCTTCCTGCTCGCACCGACCAGCACCGAGGAGCGCATGCGCGCGGTCGCGCAGTACGCCAGCGGGTTCGTCTACATGGTCTCGGTCCTCGGCGTCACCGGCGCGCGCGCATCGGTGCCTTCCGACGGCGTCCAGGACCTGGTGCGTCAGGCGCGTGCCATCACCAGTCTTCCCGTCGGCGTCGGCTTCGGAATCTCTACGCCCGAGCAGGCGGCGTCGGTCGCGGCGTACGCCGACCTCGTCATCGTCGGCTCCGCGCTGGTACGCCGGGTGTACGAGGGCGGCAGGGAGGGGCCGGCAGCGGCGCGAGAGTTCGTCGGCTCGCTGCGGGCCGGCATCGACGGCGTGCGCCGCAGCGCCTGA
- a CDS encoding putative metal-binding motif-containing protein, with product MLRLLPTLSPAIAMFVLAATADAAPFDHLQCFKIKDSSAKAIYTADLDSNDPAFDSLTPGCSITVPAKLLCVDVSKDNVNPAPPGAPDGVPLQKFLCYKTRCPKFQPAATLTDQFGVHSVQVKATGLLCAPVASPLVSTTSTTQPCVDADMDSYCSNVDCDDGDPAINPAATESCNNQDDNCNGQADEGNPGGGAACSTGMPGVCSAGTTTCAGSLQCIQNQGPSAEICDSLDNDCDGFVDEGNVCLLPDGTACSSNSQCSSFQCVDGVCCNSACASTCQACSAAKTGGFDGQCSFIPMGADPDAECVGTSVCNGSGGCTP from the coding sequence ATGCTTCGTCTGCTGCCCACGCTGTCGCCCGCCATTGCCATGTTCGTGCTTGCCGCGACCGCCGATGCCGCGCCGTTCGACCACCTGCAGTGCTTCAAGATCAAGGACTCGTCGGCCAAGGCGATCTACACGGCCGACCTCGACTCCAACGACCCCGCCTTCGACAGCCTCACTCCCGGCTGCTCCATCACGGTGCCGGCAAAACTGCTGTGCGTGGACGTGTCCAAGGACAACGTCAACCCGGCTCCCCCGGGAGCTCCCGATGGCGTGCCGCTGCAGAAGTTCCTCTGCTACAAGACGCGCTGCCCGAAGTTCCAGCCTGCGGCGACCCTCACCGATCAGTTCGGCGTGCACAGCGTCCAGGTGAAGGCGACGGGCCTGCTCTGCGCGCCGGTGGCGTCGCCCCTCGTCTCCACGACCAGCACGACGCAGCCATGCGTCGACGCCGACATGGACTCGTACTGCTCCAACGTCGACTGCGACGACGGGGACCCGGCGATCAATCCGGCCGCCACCGAGTCCTGCAACAACCAGGACGACAACTGCAACGGCCAGGCAGATGAAGGCAATCCGGGCGGCGGCGCCGCCTGCTCGACGGGCATGCCGGGCGTCTGCTCGGCCGGCACCACGACCTGCGCCGGCTCGCTGCAGTGCATCCAGAACCAGGGACCGTCCGCCGAGATCTGCGACTCCCTGGACAACGATTGCGACGGCTTTGTGGACGAAGGCAATGTCTGCCTGCTCCCGGACGGCACGGCGTGCAGCAGCAACTCGCAGTGCTCCAGCTTCCAGTGCGTCGACGGCGTCTGCTGCAACAGCGCCTGCGCCTCCACCTGCCAGGCCTGCTCGGCAGCCAAGACCGGCGGCTTCGACGGCCAGTGCTCGTTCATTCCGATGGGCGCCGATCCGGACGCCGAGTGTGTCGGCACCTCGGTGTGCAACGGCAGCGGTGGCTGTACGCCGTAA